A region of the Leucobacter komagatae genome:
CTATTACGCACTCTTTCAAGGGTGGCTGCTTCTAAGCCAACCTCCTGGTTGTCACAGCAACTCCACATCCTTTTCCACTTAGCACGCGCTTTGGGACCTTAGATGGTGATCTGGGTTGTTTCCCTCTCGACTATGAAGCTTATCCCCCACAGTCTCACTGCTGCGCTCTCACTTACCGGCATTCGGAGTTTAGCTGACGTCAGTAACCTTGTAGGGCCCATCGGCCATCCAGTAGCTCTACCTCCGGCAAGAAACACGCAACGCTGCACCTAAATGCATTTCGGAGAGAACCAGCTATCACGAAGTTTGATTGGCCTTTCACCCCTATCCACAGCTCATCCCCTCAGTTTTCAACCTAAGTGGGTTCGGCCCTCCACGCGCTCTTACACGCGCTTCAGCCTGGCCATGGATAGATCACTTCGCTTCGGGTCTAGGACATGCGACTGAACCGCCCTATTCAGACTCGCTTTCGCTACGGCTACCCCACACGGGTTAACCTCGCCACATATCGCTAACTCGCAGGCTCATTCTTCAAAAGGCACGCTGTCACAGCAACAAGGCTGCTCCAACGGATTGTAAGCAAACGGTTTCAGGTACTATTTCACTCCCCTCCCGGGGTACTTTTCACCTTTCCCTCACGGTACTAGTCCGCTATCGGTCATCTGGGAGTATTTAGGCTTATCAGGTGGTCCTGACAGATTCACACGGGATTTCTCGGGCCCCGTGCTACTTGGGATACGCCACACGCAGCCAGGTCATTTCGGGTACGGGACTCTCACCCACTCCGGTCCGCCGTTCCAAGCGGTTCCCCTATAACCTGAACATTCACGTCGAAGGCTCAGCAGCGCCTCCAGCAACGTCCCACAACCCCGATGATGCAACCCCTGCCAGGTATCACACACCACCGGTTTAGCCTCTTCCGGGTTCGCTCGCCACTACTACCGGAATCACATGTTGTTTTCTCTTCCTGTGGGTACTGAGATGTTTCACTTCCCCACGTTCCCTCTACCCGCCCTATATATTCAGGCGGGAGTCACCAGCTACGCACGCGCGCTGGCGGGGTTTCCCCATTCGGAAATCCTCGAATCACAGCCCGTTTATCGGCTCCCCGAGGCTTATCGCAGATTACTACGTCCTTCTTCGGCTCCAGATGCCAAGGCATCCACCGTTTGCTCTTCGAAACTTGAAATCACATAAGTAAATTATTTAGAAACACACACAAACCCGAAGGCTCATGCGTGACCAATGAGACACACACCACAATCCCGAAAGATCATCAGTGCGTGTATCGAAGATGCTCGCGTCCACTGTGTAGTTCTCAACGTACGGTCAATCCCTGGACAGCTAGACAACACGTTCTAGACACCAGGGCTGAAGAAACCAAGCACACAAGACAACGTCTTGCGGTCTGGGTCTCCAGGACCCAACAGTATGCACTCAAAGAAGCAGTCACTACCCCACCCAAACTTTCCTCTCACCCCCGCAGAAAACGGACATGATGTACTCACACAGGCGAGCTAATCACAGCTTACTTTGTCAAATGTTCCACCCATGAGCGGGTACGCATCACACGATCGGTGATGAACGCCCCAATTCTGCAACCACACAGTGGTTGAGTGCTCCTTAGAAAGGAGGTGATCCAGCCGCACCTTCCGGTACGGCTACCTTGTTACGACTTAGTCCTAATCACCAGTCCCACCTTCGACGGCTCCCTCCACAAGGGTTAGGCCACCGGCTTCGGGTGTTACCGACTTTCATGACTTGACGGGCGGTGTGTACAAGGCCCGGGAACGTATTCACCGCAGCGTTGCTGATCTGCGATTACTAGCGACTCCGACTTCATGGGGTCGAGTTGCAGACCCCAATCCGAACTGAGACCGACTTTTTGGGATTCGCTCCACCTCGCGGTATCGCAGCCCTTTGTATCGGCCATTGTAGCATGCGTGAAGCCCAAGACATAAGGGGCATGATGATTTGACGTCATCCCCACCTTCCTCCGTGTTGACCACGGCAGTATCCCATGAGTTCCCACCATAACGTGCTGGCAACATAGGACGAGGGTTGCGCTCGTTGCCGGACTTAACCGAACATCTCACGACACGAGCTGACGACAACCATGCACCACCTGTATACGAGTGTCCAAAGAGTTGACGATCTCTCGCCCGTTCTCGTATATGTCAAGCCTTGGTAAGGTTCTTCGCGTTGCATCGAATTAATCCGCATGCTCCGCCGCTTGTGCGGGCCCCCGTCAATTCCTTTGAGTTTTAGCCTTGCGGCCGTACTCCCCAGGCGGGGAACTTAATGCGTTAGCTACGACACAGAACCCGTGGAACAGGCCCTACATCTAGTTCCCAACGTTTACGGCATGGACTACCAGGGTATCTAATCCTGTTCGCTCCCCATGCTTTCGCTCCTCAGCGTCAGTAGCGGCCCAGAGATCTGCCTTCGCCATCGGTGTTCCTCCTGATATCTGCGCATTCCACCGCTACACCAGGAATTCCAATCTCCCCTACCGCACTCTAGCCTGCCCGTACCCACTGCAGGCCCGGGGTTGAGCCCCGGGTTTTCACAGCAGACGCGACAAGCCGCCTACGAGCTCTTTACGCCCAATAATTCCGGACAACGCTTGCACCCTACGTATTACCGCGGCTGCTGGCACGTAGTTAGCCGGTGCTTTTTCTGCAGGTACCGTCACTTTCGCTTCTTCCCTACTAAAAGAGGTTTACAACCCGAAGGCCGTCATCCCTCACGCGGCGTTGCTGCATCAGGCTTGCGCCCATTGTGCAATATTCCCCACTGCTGCCTCCCGTAGGAGTCTGGGCCGTGTCTCAGTCCCAGTGTGGCCGGTCACCCTCTCAGGCCGGCTACCCGTCGTCGCCATGGTGAGCCATTACCTCACCATCTAGCTGATAGGCCGCGAGTCCATCCAGAACCGATAAATCTTTCCACCCACACACCATGCGGTGATAGGTCGTATCCAGTATTAGACACCGTTTCCAGTGCTTATCCCAGAGTTCAGGGCAGGTTACTCACGTGTTACTCACCCGTTCGCCACTCTTCCACCCAGCAAGCTGGGCTTCATCGTTCGACTTGCATGTGTTAAGCACGCCGCCAGCGTTCGTCCTGAGCCAGGATCAAACTCTCCGTAAAAAACGAATAGCAGCCAGCCACCGGAATAAGGTAGACCAGACTGCGAGTTCAACCTGGACAGAAACCATCATCTGACGATTTCGTTATCCATAAAAAAGGAATCTCCAACACCAAACCAAAAGGCTCGATGCCGGGGATAATAAATTGGCATTTGACAATTTAAGTGCACACTATTGAGTTCTCAAGATCCAGACACCCACCGTACTCACCCTGAGGCTTTCCGAAGAGCAACTTTTCTATCTTAGACCACCACGACGCTTTCACGCAAGTCCAGGACCGGAAGCATTCCTGCCACCCACCCGAACCAGCCAGACACACCCTCTTGGAGCATGTCACCTCGCGGTGAAGATGAATCCCATTTTCCCTACCCGCTTTACAAACCAAACTGCGGTTCAAGTGGGGGTGTTGTGTGAGAGATTCTCGCGGCCTGCCCGTTTCCGTGCCGGCCAACAGATGAAAACATTACGCGGAAACACGGCACCACACAAATCGGCGCTCATTCAATTCCCGCGATCCCAATAAACGCAACGAATTATCTCGACAGCCGGGCGTGGCGGAGCGAGTGGAGGCTAGCGAGTAGCGGCTTTAGCGCGAGGCGCGACAGGCCTAGTCGTCCAGCGGACATAGACCATGCCAAGTCCGATGGCTCCGGCCAGCCCGGCGGCCCACCAGGGAAACCCCGGGAGGCCAGACGAGGTGCCGGCTGCCGAGATATCCCCGGCCGGTGTTGGAGTAACCCGTTCACCTGTCACGAGAATGCGGTGGCTGTTGACGCCGAGTGGCGTGCACGTAATGAGCGTGACAAGGTCACGGCCGGCTTCCTGATGAAGCGTCTCCGTCTCTTCGGGCTCCACGACGAGAATGTCAGTGACCCTGTATGTGAGCACCTCGCCGAAAGTCTCGAGGGTGAAGGTGTCGCCCTTCACGACGCGATCGAGGTCTGTGAACATCCGTGAGCTGGCGAGCCCCCGGTGGCCCGTAATGACTGAGCGCGTGCTCTGCCCGCCCACGGGAAGGGACGTCCCTTCAAGGTGCCCAAGGCTTCGAAGGAGAGTGTCTTCGTCGGTCCCGTGCGCAATGGGGAGATCCACGTTGATCGCCGGTATGCGCAATCGCGACATCACGCCACTCGGCGTGACAAGTTGCGCCCTGTAGTCCTGTGGGCCGCCGCTGAGCTCGCCGCTCCCCACCGCCACATTTGCCCCGGCGGCGAGGAGAGCCCCCGAGGAGAGAGCCTCGTTGTACGCGCGTGCCGCGGTGAGTTGTGTCGCGACATCCGGTTTAACGGCGCTCAACTCTTCGTCATAGAGGCCGACCAGAGAAGACTGATTCACCTGCGAAAACCACGCCGAAGTCGTTGGGTAAAGGAGCACGCTCACGCCGAGGAGCCAACACACCAGGGTGAGCCAAGTGCTCACTGTGACACGTCGTCGTGGCTGGCGGGAGCCGCGCGCTCGCTCTCGACGGGGCGCCGTCTCCACTCCATGAGGGGCTTCGAGAGAAGGCTCGATCGGCTGCGGCACGCTGTCTCCAAGTTCGAGAGTGTGTGAAAAGGAGGTATCGCCGGTTCGGTGCGAGGGGTGGGGGCACACCGAACCGGCGAGTCTAGGGGCGGGTGAGCGGCACGTGGCCGCCCACCCGGGGCTTACGCCTGGCTCTGCTGGCGGCGGCGTGCGACGAGCACGGATCCTGCCGCAACCGAGACGAGTGCGAGGCCGCCGATGACCATCAGGACCTGGCCTGCTCCACCGGTGAGGGGCAGCTCGGGAACTTCCTGCTGCTTGTTCGGAATCTCCTTCGAGGCCTGAGTGACCTCGCCGGCCTTGACGATAACCTCGGTCTTTGCGTCGTTACCGGTTGGGAGCACAAATCCGTTGGGGGCCTTCGTCTCGACGAGCACGTAGCAACGCTCCTGCAGACCGTTGGTCATCGTGCCACCGTTGAGCTCGTCATCACCAATCCAGAGGCCCGGGATCGCAATCTCACCGTTCGCGCCCGAGGTCGCGGTGTAGGGGCTACCGTCAGCATTCTTCACAGGCACAAGGTCGGTGTCGGCGAGGCAGTCAGCTGCCTTGTCGCTCATCAGCACGGTGAACTCAGCGCCCTGCAGGCCCTTGCCGCTCTTGTCTGCGTCAACCTTCTTGAGGAGCGCGCCGCCCCAGCGGGTCCACACCTCGTTGGTCGGGGTGCCCGGGTTTCCGTCGCCATCCACGTCGAGGTCGTTAACGTTAACGCCCGCCTGGTTGGCGATCTCGCCGTTTCCCAGTGACTCTACGGTTGCAACGAAGTCAACCTTGACGACTTCACCGGTCTTCAGCGTTGCCTTGGCGCCGGTGAGGGTCACGGTGAGCGTGTGCTGGACAGGAGTGCCACCGGTTGTCCAGGCTGCGGTGTAGTCAGTGCCTTCCGTAAGCGGGCGGCCATCGATCGAGACGACCGGCGCGACGCTGCCCGAGAGTCGGGGGTCGAGCGTATCCGTGATTACGAACTTCGTGTAAACGTCACCTTCGACGGCGGGAGCCTTCTGCGAGATCGAGTAGTTCACGTCGGCGCCCAGAACGAAGCCGTTGTTCGGCTGGTTCTGGATGGTCTTCGTCGGCAGGTCACCGACGTCGTTCTTCGGGTACAGGTTCACGTCGTACACCCAGGTGCCGTCGCCCTCGCCCTGGTTGATGCCCGGGGTCGGCAGGGTCACGATGAAGGGCTCAGAAAGCTTCGTGACGGTTGCGGGAGCAGACTTCTCGCGAACGAGGTATGCGCCGAGCGGCAGGTCGCCGCTCTTCGCGATGCCGCCGACCGTTGCTGGCAGCTCAGTGCAGCCGGTGAGCGAGAGCGAGCCGAGGGCAGCGCCGGATCGAGCCGCGACGAGGTCTGCGCTCGACACAGCCTTCAGCGTGTCCCAACCTGCGTTGGTGCCGTTGAGCAGGTCAACGCCGTTGATCGAGCAGTACTCGAACACGACGCCGTCGATCGGCTTCGACGTCGGGTTCGTTCCGGTACCGCCCGGGTTCTGGGCCCCGCCACCGGGGTTCTCGAACTTGTGGACAGTCAGCGACCCGAGGCGCTCGGTGTCGATGTTGTCCGCCTGAGCGGCGGAGCCACCGACGAGGATCCCGAGGACCCCGACGGCGAGTGCCGCTGAGGCCGCAATGCCGCGGCGCAGCGCGCGCGGGGCAGTGTTCTGAGACATGGGTATTCCTTTCTGAACTACCGTTGTTCGGCAGGTTGGTACTGGGGGCGGCGTTTCCGCCCCCAGAAGTGAGTTGGTTAGATAAGTCGACGTGCTCTGACCGAGCGCACTGCAAACACGCACATCAGTACGAGGAATGCTCCGCCGCCAAGCATGAAGAGGAACGACCCGATGCCGCCCGTGAGTGGGAGGGCCGGAACCTCGACCTGGCGGTTCACGATGCCCCCGAGCTCTACCTCCGTGTCCCCAGCGACGGTGACCTTGATCGGGGTGTCGAGTTTCACGAATCCCGCTGGGGCCTGTGTCTCGACGAGGTGGTAAGTCCCCGCCGGAACGTTGGTGAGCGTGAACTGGCCAGCGACAGGATCCCTATCATGGCCAGCGCACTCCGACGCCGAGTCAGCGACGCAATCGCTCAGCGAAATCACAGTCCCGCCGGGCACCGGTTGTCCCGCTGCGTCTACCGGAACCAGGTTCCAGCTCG
Encoded here:
- a CDS encoding class C sortase, coding for MPQPIEPSLEAPHGVETAPRRERARGSRQPRRRVTVSTWLTLVCWLLGVSVLLYPTTSAWFSQVNQSSLVGLYDEELSAVKPDVATQLTAARAYNEALSSGALLAAGANVAVGSGELSGGPQDYRAQLVTPSGVMSRLRIPAINVDLPIAHGTDEDTLLRSLGHLEGTSLPVGGQSTRSVITGHRGLASSRMFTDLDRVVKGDTFTLETFGEVLTYRVTDILVVEPEETETLHQEAGRDLVTLITCTPLGVNSHRILVTGERVTPTPAGDISAAGTSSGLPGFPWWAAGLAGAIGLGMVYVRWTTRPVAPRAKAATR
- a CDS encoding SpaH/EbpB family LPXTG-anchored major pilin; this translates as MSQNTAPRALRRGIAASAALAVGVLGILVGGSAAQADNIDTERLGSLTVHKFENPGGGAQNPGGTGTNPTSKPIDGVVFEYCSINGVDLLNGTNAGWDTLKAVSSADLVAARSGAALGSLSLTGCTELPATVGGIAKSGDLPLGAYLVREKSAPATVTKLSEPFIVTLPTPGINQGEGDGTWVYDVNLYPKNDVGDLPTKTIQNQPNNGFVLGADVNYSISQKAPAVEGDVYTKFVITDTLDPRLSGSVAPVVSIDGRPLTEGTDYTAAWTTGGTPVQHTLTVTLTGAKATLKTGEVVKVDFVATVESLGNGEIANQAGVNVNDLDVDGDGNPGTPTNEVWTRWGGALLKKVDADKSGKGLQGAEFTVLMSDKAADCLADTDLVPVKNADGSPYTATSGANGEIAIPGLWIGDDELNGGTMTNGLQERCYVLVETKAPNGFVLPTGNDAKTEVIVKAGEVTQASKEIPNKQQEVPELPLTGGAGQVLMVIGGLALVSVAAGSVLVARRRQQSQA